The genomic window TTCTGGAGGAGTTTTTTCTTCCGGCTAATGTCACCGCCGTAGCATTTGGCGAGTACATCTTTCCGTAAGGCGGGGATGTGTTCACTGGCAATTACTTTACTACCAATGGATGCTTGAATGGGTACTTTGAATTGGTGACGGGGAATTAGTTCTTTAAGTTTTTCCGCCATTGACCGTCCCATGTTATAGGCTTTGTCGCGGTGGACAATCATCGCCAAGGAGTCCACAGGATCACCGTTAATCATGATATCCAACTTCACCAAGGGATTTTCGCGGTAGCCAATCACATGATATTCCATGCTGGCATAACCACGCGATCGCGATTTCATTTGGTCAAAAAAGTCGGTGACGACTTCCGCCAAAGGTAACTCATAAGTCAAGGTGGTGCGTCCTTGGGTGAGGTATTTCATATCTTTGAATACACCCCGCCGATTTTGGGACAACTCCATCAAAGTACCAACGTAGATTTCTGGTGTAATCATTTCTACTTTGACGTAGGGTTCTTCGATGCGTTCGCGATCGTTGGGCGCAGGTAAATGGCTAGGATTATCAATGTACAGTTCTTCACCCTTAATAGTTATCACCTTATAAACCACAGAGGGGGCTGTAATAATTAAATCCAGGTTGTACTCTCGCTCTAGGCGTTCTTGAACGATTTCCATGTGTAGTAAACCCAAGAACCCACACCGGAAACCAAACCCCATCGCGCTGGAGGTTTCTGGTTCGTACTTTAACGCCGCATCGTTTAGCCGCAGCTTTTCTAAAGCCTCCCGCAAGTCTTCAAATTGGTCAGCATCAATGGGGAACATCCCACAAAATACCATTGGGTTAGCTTCTGCGTAACCCGGTAACGCTTCTAGAGCTTTGGCATTAGCTAGGGTAATGGTATCACCCACCCGTGCATCAGCTACAGCTTTAATGGCGGCGGCGAAGTAACCCACTTCTCCGGCGTGGAGTTCATCGACTTGCTTCTGGGTGGGGGAGAGAACACCTAACTCATCGATTTCGTATTCTTTTTCTGAAGCCATGAGATAGACGCGATCGCCTTTTTTCACTCTCCCATCCATCACCCGGAAGTATACTATGACACCCCGATAGGCATCATAGTAGCTATCAAATATTAACGCCCGTAAGCGTTCATTTACGGTATCTGGTGGGGGTGGCACACGTTCTACAATGGTTTCCAGAATTTCATCAATCCCAATTCCCTCTTTCGCTGAGGCTAAAATTGCCCCACTGCAATCTAGACCGATAATTTCCTCAATCTCACCGATTACCCGATCTGGTTCTGCTCCGGGTAAGTCGATTTTATTGAGAACGGGGATAATTTCTAGATTGCTTTCGAGAGCTAAATAGACATTAGCGAGGGTTTGCGCCTCTACACCTTGGGACGCATCTACTACCAACAAAGCCCCCTCACACGCCACCAAACTGCGCGACACCTCATAAGAAAAATCCACATGGCCGGGAGTATCAATTAAGTTCAGCACATAATGCTGACCATCTTTGGCTTGATAGTTCATCCGGGCAGCTTGCAGCTTAATTGTAATGCCGCGCTCCCGTTCCAGATCCATGTTGTCGAGAAACTGTTCCTTCATTTGCCGATTTTCAACTGTGCCAGTGGCTTGCAGAAGGCGATCGGCAAGGGTGGATTTCCCGTGGTCAATGTGGGCAATAATACAGAAATTGCGAATGCGAGCTGCGGGAACGTCAGTCATATACTAATTTTTGCTGAAGCAGCAACCAAGGTTAAAAAGTTATTTACTTCATGTATTTTAATGCTTTCTTTGCCAAGACGCTGCTAGTTATATAGTCAATAGTCCTTGGGTATTGGGCATTGGAATCATAATCTACCTCGTCGCCCCCTAGTAGGTCATCAAATGTGAATTGA from Nostoc sp. UHCC 0870 includes these protein-coding regions:
- the lepA gene encoding translation elongation factor 4 codes for the protein MTDVPAARIRNFCIIAHIDHGKSTLADRLLQATGTVENRQMKEQFLDNMDLERERGITIKLQAARMNYQAKDGQHYVLNLIDTPGHVDFSYEVSRSLVACEGALLVVDASQGVEAQTLANVYLALESNLEIIPVLNKIDLPGAEPDRVIGEIEEIIGLDCSGAILASAKEGIGIDEILETIVERVPPPPDTVNERLRALIFDSYYDAYRGVIVYFRVMDGRVKKGDRVYLMASEKEYEIDELGVLSPTQKQVDELHAGEVGYFAAAIKAVADARVGDTITLANAKALEALPGYAEANPMVFCGMFPIDADQFEDLREALEKLRLNDAALKYEPETSSAMGFGFRCGFLGLLHMEIVQERLEREYNLDLIITAPSVVYKVITIKGEELYIDNPSHLPAPNDRERIEEPYVKVEMITPEIYVGTLMELSQNRRGVFKDMKYLTQGRTTLTYELPLAEVVTDFFDQMKSRSRGYASMEYHVIGYRENPLVKLDIMINGDPVDSLAMIVHRDKAYNMGRSMAEKLKELIPRHQFKVPIQASIGSKVIASEHIPALRKDVLAKCYGGDISRKKKLLQKQAKGKKRMKSVGTVDVPQEAFMAVLRLDQT